A region from the Mycobacterium heidelbergense genome encodes:
- a CDS encoding Rossmann-like and DUF2520 domain-containing protein: MGQFDGLRPARLKVGIISAGRVGSALGVALERADHVVVACSAISRASRQRAQRRLPDTPVASPPDVAADAELLLLAVPDSELPGLVSGLAATSAVRPGTIVAHTSGASGVGILAPLTRDGCTPLAIHPAMTFTGSDEDIARLPDTCFGITAADDVGYAIGQSLVLEMGGEPFCVHEDARVLYHAALAHAGNHIVTVLADALEALRAALRGSELLGQQTVDDQPGGLAERIVGPLARAALENTLRRGQAALTGPVARGDAAAVAGHLAALAEVDPQLAQAYRVNALRTARRAHAPADVVEVLAP, encoded by the coding sequence ATGGGGCAGTTCGACGGTTTGCGCCCGGCCAGGCTCAAGGTGGGGATCATCTCGGCCGGCCGGGTCGGCTCCGCGCTCGGTGTCGCGCTGGAGCGCGCCGACCACGTCGTGGTGGCGTGTAGCGCCATCTCCCGCGCGTCGCGGCAGCGGGCGCAGCGTCGGCTACCCGATACCCCGGTGGCATCGCCGCCGGACGTGGCCGCCGATGCCGAGCTGCTGCTGTTGGCGGTTCCCGACAGCGAACTCCCGGGCCTGGTGTCCGGGCTGGCCGCGACGTCGGCGGTGCGGCCCGGCACGATCGTGGCGCACACGTCGGGCGCCAGCGGGGTGGGCATCCTCGCGCCGCTGACCCGCGACGGCTGCACACCCCTGGCCATCCACCCGGCGATGACGTTCACCGGCTCCGACGAGGACATCGCCAGGCTGCCCGACACCTGCTTCGGGATCACCGCGGCCGACGACGTCGGGTACGCGATCGGGCAGTCGCTGGTCCTCGAGATGGGCGGGGAGCCGTTCTGCGTCCACGAGGACGCCCGCGTCCTCTACCACGCCGCGCTGGCGCATGCGGGCAACCACATCGTGACGGTGCTCGCCGACGCGCTCGAGGCGTTGCGGGCCGCGCTGCGCGGCAGCGAACTGCTCGGCCAACAAACCGTGGACGACCAGCCGGGTGGCCTCGCCGAGCGGATCGTCGGGCCGCTGGCCCGGGCGGCGCTGGAGAACACCCTGCGGCGCGGGCAGGCGGCGCTCACCGGGCCGGTCGCCCGCGGTGACGCCGCCGCGGTCGCCGGGCATCTGGCCGCGCTGGCCGAGGTCGACCCGCAGCTGGCTCAGGCCTACCGGGTCAACGCCCTGCGGACCGCGCGCCGCGCGCACGCCCCGGCGGACGTCGTCGAGGTGCTGGCGCCATGA
- the panC gene encoding pantoate--beta-alanine ligase, with product MKAHKPAFKPGELNVYSAPREVTDVSRALRHTGRRVMLVPTMGALHDGHLALVRAAKRAPGSVVVVSIFVNPLQFGAGEDLEAYPRTLDDDLALLRGEGVEIAFAPTAAAMYPDGLRTTVHPGSLAAELEGAARPTHFAGVLTVVCKLLQIVRPDRVFFGEKDYQQLVLIRQLVADLNVDVAVVGVPTVRETDGLAMSSRNRYLDPVQRELAAALSAALTAGAHAAAGGARAALDAARTVLDAVPGLAVDYLELRDAQLGPARTDAPGRLLVAARLGATRLLDNIAIDVGMTPAPAGAGRTPDEHAQSPWRN from the coding sequence ATGAAGGCACACAAGCCCGCGTTCAAACCGGGCGAACTCAACGTCTACTCGGCGCCGCGCGAGGTCACCGACGTCAGCCGCGCGCTGCGCCACACCGGCCGCCGGGTGATGTTGGTGCCCACCATGGGCGCGCTGCACGACGGGCACCTGGCCCTGGTGCGCGCGGCCAAGCGGGCCCCCGGCTCGGTGGTCGTGGTGTCGATCTTCGTCAACCCCTTGCAATTCGGCGCCGGGGAAGACCTCGAGGCCTACCCCCGGACCCTCGACGACGACCTGGCGCTGCTGCGCGGCGAAGGCGTCGAGATCGCGTTCGCGCCGACCGCCGCGGCGATGTATCCCGACGGCCTGCGCACCACCGTGCACCCCGGCTCGCTGGCCGCCGAACTCGAGGGCGCCGCCCGGCCAACACATTTCGCCGGCGTGCTGACCGTGGTGTGCAAGCTGCTGCAGATCGTGCGCCCCGACCGGGTGTTCTTCGGCGAGAAGGACTATCAGCAGTTGGTCCTGATCCGGCAGCTGGTCGCCGACCTGAACGTCGACGTCGCCGTGGTCGGCGTCCCGACGGTGCGCGAGACCGACGGGCTGGCGATGTCGTCGCGCAACCGCTACCTGGACCCGGTGCAGCGCGAGTTGGCCGCGGCGCTTTCGGCGGCGTTGACGGCCGGCGCGCACGCCGCGGCCGGCGGCGCCCGGGCCGCGCTGGACGCCGCCCGAACCGTGCTCGACGCCGTGCCCGGCCTCGCGGTCGACTACCTGGAGCTGCGCGACGCGCAGCTGGGCCCGGCACGGACCGACGCCCCCGGCCGGCTGCTGGTCGCGGCCAGGCTCGGCGCCACCAGGCTGCTGGACAACATTGCGATCGACGTGGGAATGACGCCGGCACCCGCGGGGGCCGGACGAACCCCGGATGAACACGCGCAATCACCGTGGAGGAATTGA
- the panD gene encoding aspartate 1-decarboxylase — MLRTMLKSKIHRATVTEADLHYVGSVTIDADLMDAADLLEGEQVTIVDVDNGARLVTYAITGERGTGVIGINGAAAHLVHPGDLVILIAYGTMEDAEARAYRPRIVFVDAGNKPIDLGHDPAFVPALDIAGAAELLDPRIGAR; from the coding sequence ATGTTACGGACCATGCTCAAGTCGAAGATCCACCGCGCCACCGTCACGGAGGCCGACCTGCACTACGTCGGCTCGGTGACCATCGACGCCGACCTGATGGACGCCGCGGACCTGCTCGAGGGGGAGCAGGTGACCATCGTCGACGTCGACAACGGCGCCCGCCTGGTCACCTACGCGATCACCGGCGAGCGCGGCACCGGGGTGATCGGAATCAACGGTGCCGCGGCCCATCTCGTTCATCCGGGCGATCTGGTGATCCTGATCGCTTACGGCACAATGGAAGACGCCGAGGCCCGCGCCTACCGGCCGCGGATCGTGTTCGTCGACGCCGGCAACAAGCCGATCGACCTGGGCCACGACCCGGCCTTCGTGCCGGCCCTGGATATCGCGGGGGCGGCGGAGCTGTTAGACCCCCGGATCGGCGCGCGGTAG
- a CDS encoding type III pantothenate kinase, with protein sequence MLLAIDVRNTHTVVGLISGSKEHAKVVQQWRIRTESEVTADELALTIDGLIGEDSERLTGAAALSTVPSVLHEVRVMLDQYWPSVPHVLIEPGVRTGIPLLVDNPKEVGADRIVNCLAAFHKYGKAAIVVDFGSSICVDVVSAKGEFLGGAIAPGVQVSSDAAAARSAALRRVELARPRSVVGKNTVECMQAGAVFGFAGLVDGLVGRVREDVDGFATDLGDQVAVVATGHTAPLLLPELHTVDHYDEHLTLHGLRLVFERNRDAQRGRLKTAR encoded by the coding sequence GTGCTGCTGGCCATCGACGTCCGCAACACGCACACCGTCGTCGGACTGATATCCGGATCGAAGGAGCACGCAAAGGTCGTGCAGCAGTGGCGGATCCGCACCGAGTCCGAGGTCACCGCCGACGAGCTGGCGCTGACCATCGACGGCCTGATCGGTGAGGATTCCGAGCGGCTCACCGGCGCCGCCGCCCTGTCCACCGTCCCTTCGGTGCTGCACGAGGTGCGGGTCATGCTCGACCAGTACTGGCCGTCGGTGCCGCACGTGCTCATCGAGCCCGGGGTGCGCACCGGCATCCCGCTGCTCGTCGACAATCCCAAAGAGGTAGGCGCCGACCGGATCGTCAACTGCCTGGCGGCGTTTCACAAGTACGGCAAGGCGGCCATCGTCGTCGATTTCGGATCCTCGATCTGCGTGGACGTGGTGTCGGCGAAAGGGGAGTTCCTCGGCGGCGCCATCGCCCCCGGTGTGCAGGTATCTTCGGATGCCGCCGCGGCCCGCTCGGCGGCCCTGCGTCGGGTCGAATTGGCGCGCCCCCGTTCGGTTGTCGGCAAGAACACCGTCGAGTGCATGCAGGCGGGCGCCGTGTTCGGCTTCGCCGGGCTGGTCGACGGTCTGGTCGGGCGCGTCCGCGAGGACGTGGACGGTTTCGCCACCGACCTGGGCGATCAGGTCGCGGTCGTGGCCACCGGGCACACCGCGCCGCTGCTGCTGCCCGAACTGCACACCGTCGACCACTACGACGAGCACCTGACGCTGCACGGGCTGCGGCTGGTCTTCGAACGCAACCGAGACGCCCAGCGCGGCCGGCTGAAGACGGCGCGCTGA
- the lysS gene encoding lysine--tRNA ligase, which translates to MSAADKEVADLPEQFRIRRDKRARLLAEGRDPYPVAIERTHTLAEVRAAHADLSTDTATDDIVGVAGRVIFARNSGKLCFATLQDGDGTSLQVMISLDKVGRQELDAWKADVDLGDVVYVHGNVISSRRGELSVLADSWRMAAKSLRPLPVAHKEMSEEARVRQRYVDLIVRPQARTVARQRIAVIRAIRNALERRGFLEVETPMLQTLAGGAAARPFITHSNALDMDLYLRIAPELFLKRCVVGGFDKVFELNRVFRNEGADSTHSPEFSMLETYQTYGTYDDSALVTRELIQEVADEAIGTRQLPLPDGSVYDIDGEWASIQMYPSLSAALGEEVTPATTVDRLRAVADRLGLEIPDDRDKPFYGHGKLVEELWEHTVGNTLTAPTFVKDFPVETTPLTRQHRSIAGVTEKWDLYLRGVELATGYSELTDPVVQRERFAAQARAAAAGDDEAMALDEDFLAALEYGMPPCTGTGMGIDRLLMSLTGLSIRETVLFPIVRPHSG; encoded by the coding sequence GTGAGTGCCGCCGATAAGGAAGTAGCCGACCTCCCCGAGCAGTTCCGGATCCGCCGGGACAAGCGCGCTCGGCTGTTGGCGGAGGGCCGCGATCCCTATCCGGTCGCCATCGAGCGCACCCACACCCTGGCCGAGGTGCGCGCCGCCCACGCAGACCTGTCGACCGACACCGCGACCGATGACATCGTCGGCGTCGCGGGCCGCGTCATCTTCGCGCGCAACTCCGGAAAATTGTGCTTCGCGACGCTCCAGGACGGCGACGGCACCAGCCTGCAGGTGATGATCAGCCTCGACAAGGTCGGTCGACAGGAGCTCGACGCGTGGAAGGCCGACGTCGACCTGGGCGACGTCGTCTACGTGCACGGCAACGTCATCAGCTCGCGGCGCGGCGAGCTGTCCGTCCTCGCCGACTCCTGGCGGATGGCGGCCAAGTCGCTGCGGCCGCTGCCCGTCGCGCACAAGGAGATGAGCGAAGAGGCGCGGGTGCGGCAGCGCTACGTCGACCTGATCGTTCGCCCCCAGGCGCGCACGGTGGCCCGCCAGCGAATCGCCGTGATCCGCGCGATACGCAACGCCCTGGAACGGCGCGGGTTTCTCGAAGTCGAAACCCCCATGTTGCAGACCCTGGCCGGTGGCGCCGCGGCCCGGCCCTTCATCACGCATTCCAATGCTCTGGACATGGATCTCTACCTGCGGATCGCGCCGGAACTGTTCCTCAAGCGCTGCGTCGTCGGTGGATTCGACAAGGTCTTTGAGCTAAATCGAGTGTTCCGAAACGAGGGAGCCGATTCCACCCATTCTCCGGAATTCTCCATGCTGGAGACCTACCAGACCTACGGAACCTATGATGATTCGGCGCTCGTCACCCGCGAGCTTATTCAAGAGGTGGCCGACGAGGCGATCGGAACGAGACAACTGCCGTTGCCAGACGGCAGTGTCTACGACATAGACGGCGAATGGGCTTCGATACAAATGTATCCGTCGCTGTCGGCGGCGCTCGGGGAAGAGGTCACACCCGCGACGACGGTCGACCGACTGCGCGCCGTCGCGGATCGGCTTGGCCTGGAGATTCCCGACGACCGCGACAAACCCTTCTATGGCCACGGCAAACTCGTCGAGGAACTGTGGGAGCACACGGTCGGCAATACGCTGACCGCACCCACCTTCGTCAAGGATTTCCCTGTCGAGACAACGCCTTTGACTCGCCAGCACCGCAGCATCGCTGGGGTCACCGAAAAGTGGGACCTCTACCTTCGCGGAGTCGAACTGGCCACCGGGTACTCCGAATTGACCGATCCGGTCGTGCAGCGCGAGAGGTTTGCCGCGCAGGCCCGGGCCGCGGCGGCCGGCGACGACGAGGCGATGGCGCTGGACGAAGACTTTCTCGCCGCGCTCGAGTATGGGATGCCGCCGTGCACGGGAACCGGAATGGGTATCGATCGGTTGCTGATGTCTTTGACCGGCCTGTCAATTAGGGAGACAGTTTTGTTCCCGATTGTTCGACCGCACTCCGGTTGA
- the lsr2 gene encoding histone-like nucleoid-structuring protein Lsr2 produces the protein MAKKVTVTLVDDFDGGGAADETVEFGLDGVAYEIDLSAENAAKLRDGLRQWVEAGRRIGGRRRGRSGSSRGRGAIDREQSAAIREWARRNGHNVSTRGRIPAEVIDAFHAAT, from the coding sequence ATGGCGAAAAAAGTGACTGTCACCTTGGTCGATGATTTCGACGGCGGAGGCGCGGCCGACGAAACGGTCGAATTCGGGCTTGACGGGGTGGCCTATGAGATTGACCTTTCGGCCGAGAATGCCGCGAAACTGCGGGACGGTTTGCGGCAATGGGTCGAGGCGGGCCGTCGCATCGGCGGCCGGCGTCGCGGGCGTTCCGGCTCGAGCCGCGGACGTGGCGCGATCGACCGCGAGCAGAGCGCCGCGATCCGGGAATGGGCCCGCCGGAACGGGCACAACGTGTCGACGCGTGGCCGCATCCCGGCCGAAGTGATCGACGCATTCCACGCGGCGACCTAA
- the clpC1 gene encoding ATP-dependent protease ATP-binding subunit ClpC gives MFERFTDRARRVVVLAQEEARMLNHNYIGTEHILLGLIHEGEGVAAKSLESLGISLEGVRSQVEEIIGQGQQAPSGHIPFTPRAKKVLELSLREALQLGHNYIGTEHILLGLIREGEGVAAQVLVKLGAELTRVRQQVIQLLSGYQGKEAAEAGTGGRGGESGSPSTSLVLDQFGRNLTAAAMEGKLDPVIGREKEIERVMQVLSRRTKNNPVLIGEPGVGKTAVVEGLAQAIVHGEVPETLKDKQLYTLDLGSLVAGSRYRGDFEERLKKVLKEINTRGDIILFIDELHTLVGAGAAEGAIDAASILKPKLARGELQTIGATTLDEYRKYIEKDAALERRFQPVQVGEPTVEHTIEILKGLRDRYEAHHRVSITDSAMVAAATLADRYINDRFLPDKAIDLIDEAGARMRIRRMTAPPDLREFDEKIADARREKESAIDAQDFEKAASLRDREKQLVAQRAEREKQWRSGDLDVVAEVDDEQIAEVLGNWTGIPVFKLTEAETTRLLRMEDELHKRIIGQEDAVRAVSKAIRRTRAGLKDPKRPSGSFIFAGPSGVGKTELSKALANFLFGDDDALIQIDMGEFHDRFTASRLFGAPPGYVGYEEGGQLTEKVRRKPFSVVLFDEIEKAHQEIYNSLLQVLEDGRLTDGQGRTVDFKNTVLIFTSNLGTSDISKPVGLGFTQGGGENDYERMKQKVNDELKKHFRPEFLNRIDDIIVFHQLTRDEIIRMVDLMIGRVAGQLKSKDMAMELTDKAKALLAKRGFDPVLGARPLRRTIQREIEDQLSEKILFEEVGPGQVVTVDVDNWDGEGTGEDAVFTFTGTRKPPAEPDLAKAGAHSAPETQ, from the coding sequence ATGTTCGAAAGATTTACCGACCGTGCCCGCAGGGTCGTCGTCCTGGCGCAGGAAGAGGCCCGGATGCTCAACCACAACTACATCGGCACCGAGCACATCTTGTTGGGCCTGATTCACGAGGGCGAAGGCGTCGCGGCGAAGTCGCTGGAGTCGCTGGGGATCTCGCTGGAGGGCGTGCGCAGCCAGGTCGAGGAGATCATCGGCCAGGGCCAGCAGGCGCCGTCGGGACACATCCCGTTCACCCCGCGCGCCAAGAAGGTTCTCGAGCTGAGCCTGCGCGAGGCGCTGCAGCTCGGCCACAACTACATCGGCACCGAGCACATCCTGCTGGGCCTCATCCGCGAGGGTGAGGGCGTGGCCGCCCAGGTGCTGGTCAAGCTGGGCGCCGAGCTGACCCGGGTGCGCCAGCAGGTGATCCAGCTGCTCTCCGGCTACCAGGGCAAGGAGGCCGCGGAGGCCGGGACCGGTGGCCGCGGCGGCGAATCCGGCAGCCCGTCCACTTCCTTGGTGCTCGACCAGTTCGGGCGCAACCTGACGGCCGCCGCGATGGAGGGCAAGCTGGACCCGGTCATCGGCCGCGAGAAGGAAATCGAGCGGGTGATGCAGGTGCTGAGCCGCCGCACCAAGAACAACCCGGTGCTGATCGGCGAGCCCGGCGTCGGCAAGACCGCCGTCGTCGAGGGCCTGGCGCAGGCGATCGTGCACGGCGAGGTTCCGGAGACGCTGAAGGACAAGCAGCTTTACACGCTGGACCTGGGTTCGCTGGTGGCGGGCTCACGGTACCGCGGTGACTTCGAGGAGCGCCTGAAGAAGGTGCTCAAGGAGATCAACACCCGCGGCGACATCATCCTGTTCATCGACGAGCTGCACACGCTGGTGGGCGCCGGCGCCGCCGAGGGCGCGATCGACGCCGCGTCGATCCTCAAGCCCAAGCTGGCCCGTGGTGAACTTCAAACGATCGGCGCCACCACGCTCGACGAGTACCGCAAGTACATCGAGAAGGACGCCGCCCTGGAGCGCCGGTTTCAGCCGGTGCAGGTCGGGGAGCCGACGGTGGAGCACACCATCGAGATCCTCAAGGGGCTGCGCGACCGCTACGAGGCCCACCACCGGGTGTCGATCACCGATTCGGCCATGGTGGCCGCCGCCACGCTGGCCGACCGCTACATCAACGACCGGTTCCTGCCGGACAAGGCGATCGACCTGATCGACGAGGCGGGCGCCCGGATGCGGATCCGCCGGATGACCGCGCCGCCGGACCTGCGCGAGTTCGACGAGAAGATCGCCGACGCGCGCCGCGAGAAGGAATCGGCCATCGACGCCCAGGACTTCGAGAAGGCCGCCAGCCTCCGCGACCGCGAGAAGCAGCTGGTGGCCCAGCGGGCCGAGCGCGAAAAGCAATGGCGCTCCGGCGATCTCGACGTGGTCGCCGAGGTCGACGACGAGCAGATCGCCGAGGTGCTGGGCAACTGGACCGGCATCCCGGTGTTCAAGCTGACCGAGGCCGAGACCACCCGCCTGCTGCGCATGGAGGACGAGCTGCACAAGCGGATCATCGGGCAAGAAGATGCCGTCCGTGCTGTTTCTAAGGCCATCCGCCGCACCCGCGCCGGGCTGAAGGACCCCAAGCGCCCGTCGGGCTCGTTCATCTTCGCCGGCCCGTCGGGTGTCGGGAAGACCGAGCTGTCCAAGGCGCTGGCCAACTTCCTGTTCGGCGACGACGACGCGCTCATCCAGATCGACATGGGCGAGTTCCACGACCGGTTCACCGCGTCGCGGCTGTTCGGTGCCCCGCCGGGATACGTCGGCTACGAGGAGGGCGGCCAGCTCACCGAGAAGGTGCGGCGCAAGCCGTTCTCGGTGGTGCTCTTCGACGAGATCGAGAAGGCGCACCAGGAGATCTACAACAGCCTGCTGCAGGTGCTCGAGGACGGCCGCCTCACCGACGGCCAGGGCCGCACGGTGGACTTCAAGAACACCGTGCTGATCTTCACGTCCAACCTGGGCACGTCCGACATCTCGAAGCCTGTCGGCCTCGGGTTCACCCAGGGCGGCGGTGAGAACGACTACGAGCGGATGAAGCAGAAGGTCAACGACGAGCTGAAGAAGCACTTCCGGCCGGAGTTCCTCAACCGCATCGACGACATCATCGTCTTCCACCAGCTGACTCGCGACGAGATCATCCGGATGGTCGACCTGATGATCGGCCGGGTCGCGGGCCAGCTCAAGAGCAAGGACATGGCGATGGAGCTGACCGACAAGGCCAAGGCGTTGCTGGCCAAGCGCGGCTTCGACCCGGTGCTGGGCGCTCGCCCGCTGCGGCGCACCATCCAGCGCGAGATCGAGGACCAGCTCTCCGAGAAGATCCTCTTCGAGGAGGTCGGACCGGGACAGGTCGTCACGGTCGACGTCGACAACTGGGACGGCGAGGGGACCGGCGAGGACGCGGTGTTCACGTTCACCGGAACCCGCAAGCCGCCGGCCGAGCCGGACCTGGCCAAAGCCGGGGCGCACAGCGCGCCAGAAACGCAGTAG
- a CDS encoding CbtB domain-containing protein — protein sequence MPNFQTTSNPRLTGTRSVDLSATSAALWLAATAFLALLAIYFVGVDQGAVSLLGSDTHVHEFVHDARHLLGFPCH from the coding sequence TTGCCGAACTTTCAGACGACGTCCAACCCCCGGCTAACCGGCACCAGATCGGTTGATCTGTCGGCAACAAGTGCCGCGCTCTGGCTGGCGGCGACCGCCTTCCTGGCGCTGCTGGCGATCTACTTTGTCGGCGTCGATCAGGGTGCGGTGTCGCTGCTCGGCAGCGACACCCACGTGCACGAGTTCGTTCACGATGCACGGCACCTACTCGGCTTTCCCTGCCACTGA
- a CDS encoding CbtA family protein, protein MEKRLIARGLLAGAIGAVLAFLFARLCAEPVIGRAIAFEDGRTDAENAHGVHEHGVELFTRGVQANAGLGFGLLIFGVAMGALFAVLFCVVSARVRDIAPRPLSLLLAAGAFGAVYLVPFVKYPPNPPAVGQSDTIRARTGWYLVMVLASVVLAIAAVWLARRLAARFGAWNGRLLAVGAYLVAVVVVAVALPTVDETPEPLRDASGAIVYPGFPADVLYEFRVLSLATQLVLWATIGVVFATLAGRLLGERAESGRAPSIAA, encoded by the coding sequence GTGGAGAAGCGTCTGATCGCCCGCGGTCTGTTGGCCGGCGCAATCGGAGCGGTGTTGGCGTTCCTGTTCGCCCGCCTGTGCGCCGAGCCGGTCATTGGCCGGGCGATCGCTTTTGAGGATGGCCGAACCGACGCCGAGAACGCGCACGGCGTGCACGAGCACGGCGTCGAGTTGTTCACCCGAGGAGTGCAGGCCAACGCCGGATTGGGTTTCGGGTTGCTGATTTTCGGTGTCGCGATGGGCGCGCTGTTCGCCGTGCTGTTCTGCGTCGTCTCAGCCCGCGTGAGAGACATTGCGCCGCGGCCACTTTCGCTTCTCTTGGCGGCGGGCGCGTTCGGTGCGGTGTACCTGGTGCCGTTCGTGAAGTACCCGCCGAACCCGCCGGCGGTGGGCCAGTCGGACACCATCCGGGCCCGCACCGGCTGGTATCTGGTGATGGTGCTGGCGTCGGTGGTGCTGGCGATCGCCGCGGTGTGGCTGGCACGCCGGCTTGCCGCCCGCTTCGGTGCGTGGAACGGGAGGCTGCTCGCGGTCGGGGCCTACCTGGTGGCCGTCGTCGTGGTGGCGGTGGCGCTGCCGACCGTGGATGAGACACCCGAACCGTTGCGCGACGCTTCGGGAGCGATCGTGTATCCCGGCTTTCCCGCCGACGTCCTCTACGAATTCAGGGTGCTTTCGCTGGCCACCCAGCTGGTCTTGTGGGCGACCATCGGCGTGGTCTTTGCGACGCTTGCCGGTCGGCTGTTGGGCGAGCGAGCCGAGAGCGGACGGGCACCGAGCATCGCCGCGTGA
- a CDS encoding histidine phosphatase family protein → MTGVVRLTLVSHAMTDAMAAARFPADEPLNDLGRRQAEAVAAQPSRDARPVAGPERRARQTARLLGLTATTEPRLADLDCGRWRGQALGDLNPEDLGRWLAEPARAPHGGESIVDLIGRVAGWLGSLTEEGAGDASATVAVTHPAVIRAAILLALDVPPKSFWRIDIAPVSSTVMHFRNGCWTLRL, encoded by the coding sequence GTGACCGGGGTTGTCCGGCTGACCTTGGTGTCGCACGCGATGACCGACGCCATGGCGGCCGCGCGCTTTCCCGCCGACGAGCCGCTCAACGACCTCGGCCGTCGACAGGCCGAAGCCGTTGCGGCCCAACCCAGCCGCGACGCCCGTCCGGTCGCCGGACCCGAGCGGCGCGCCCGCCAAACCGCGCGGCTGCTGGGCCTGACGGCCACAACGGAGCCGCGGTTGGCCGACCTCGATTGCGGGCGGTGGCGCGGGCAGGCGCTCGGCGACCTGAACCCCGAAGACCTCGGGAGGTGGCTGGCCGAGCCGGCCCGGGCGCCGCACGGCGGTGAGTCGATCGTCGACCTGATCGGGCGGGTGGCCGGATGGCTGGGGTCGTTGACCGAAGAAGGGGCCGGCGACGCCTCGGCCACGGTGGCGGTGACGCATCCGGCGGTGATCCGGGCGGCGATCCTGCTGGCCCTCGACGTCCCACCGAAATCGTTCTGGCGCATAGACATCGCACCGGTCAGCAGCACCGTCATGCATTTCCGGAACGGCTGCTGGACGCTGCGGCTATAG
- a CDS encoding serine hydrolase, whose translation MPGTTRLPSGRSAPRRVAAFGAATALVVALAPGCASPPSPQANAANTGRGIDTRTPPGLRAQQTMDMLNSDWPIGPVGISTLAAPDKVSSVENTMEELWWDRPFALDGIDIGASAATLRLVSSYGARQVIRIHTDDDGRVDRFDVDTQAPKIASWHDVDAVLGKTGARYSYQVAKVDPTVQGHCDPVAGTNTGESLPLASIFKLYVLHALAGAVKDGTVSWDDQLTVTDKSRAVGSSGLELPAGAHVSVRTAAEKMIATSDNMATDLLIGRMGTHAIEQALATAGHHDPASMTPFPTMYELFSIGWGNPDLRSRWKQGSPQVRAELLAQADSAPYQPDPTRAHTPASTYGAEWYGNAEDICRVHAALQADAVGAAAPVKQILSAVAGIQLDRNVWPYIGAKAGGLPGDLTFSWYAVDKTRQPWVVSFQLNWPRDHGPTVTGWMLQIAKQVFALIAPR comes from the coding sequence TTGCCGGGAACGACCAGACTGCCTAGCGGACGGTCGGCGCCCCGCCGCGTGGCGGCGTTCGGCGCCGCCACGGCACTGGTGGTGGCCCTGGCGCCGGGTTGCGCGTCCCCCCCGTCGCCGCAGGCGAACGCGGCGAACACCGGCCGGGGGATCGACACCAGGACTCCTCCCGGTCTGCGGGCTCAGCAGACCATGGACATGCTCAACTCGGACTGGCCCATCGGGCCGGTCGGCATCAGCACCCTTGCCGCGCCCGACAAGGTGAGTTCGGTCGAAAACACCATGGAAGAGCTCTGGTGGGACCGCCCCTTCGCCCTCGACGGCATCGACATCGGCGCCAGCGCGGCCACGCTGCGCCTCGTCTCGTCTTACGGCGCGCGACAAGTCATCCGGATACACACCGACGACGACGGGCGGGTCGATCGGTTCGACGTCGACACCCAGGCGCCGAAGATCGCCTCGTGGCACGACGTCGACGCCGTGCTGGGCAAGACCGGCGCCCGCTACTCGTACCAGGTCGCCAAGGTCGACCCGACCGTTCAAGGCCACTGCGACCCGGTGGCCGGCACCAACACCGGCGAATCTCTGCCGCTGGCTTCGATTTTCAAGTTGTACGTGCTGCATGCCCTGGCGGGCGCCGTCAAGGACGGAACCGTGTCCTGGGACGATCAGCTGACCGTCACCGACAAGAGCCGGGCGGTTGGCTCCTCGGGCCTGGAACTGCCCGCCGGAGCCCATGTTTCGGTTCGCACGGCCGCCGAGAAGATGATCGCCACCAGCGACAACATGGCCACCGACCTGCTCATCGGGCGGATGGGCACCCACGCGATCGAGCAAGCGCTCGCCACGGCCGGCCATCACGACCCCGCCAGCATGACTCCGTTCCCCACGATGTATGAGCTGTTCTCCATCGGCTGGGGCAATCCGGATCTGCGCAGCCGGTGGAAGCAGGGTTCCCCGCAGGTCCGCGCCGAACTGCTGGCCCAGGCGGATTCCGCTCCGTACCAACCCGATCCGACGCGCGCGCACACCCCGGCGTCTACCTACGGCGCGGAGTGGTACGGCAACGCCGAGGACATCTGCCGCGTCCATGCGGCGCTGCAGGCCGACGCGGTCGGCGCGGCCGCACCGGTCAAACAGATCCTTTCCGCGGTGGCGGGCATCCAGCTGGACCGCAACGTTTGGCCGTATATCGGCGCGAAAGCCGGTGGGCTGCCCGGTGATCTCACATTCAGCTGGTACGCCGTCGACAAGACCCGGCAGCCCTGGGTGGTCAGCTTCCAGCTGAACTGGCCGCGCGACCACGGACCGACGGTGACCGGCTGGATGTTGCAGATCGCCAAGCAGGTCTTCGCGTTGATCGCGCCCCGTTAG